DNA sequence from the Gaiella occulta genome:
CGACCACATGATCGCGAAGGTCGGCGGCTAGAGGGCCCGAGGGCCCGCGTCGAGCCGCGATCCGCTGCGATGGCGACAATGCAGGTGATGCACGTGACCAAGCAGCGCCTGCTCGACGCGGGCCTTCCCATGCTCCTCGCGCACGGGTACAACGACCTCGGCATCCAGGCGCTGCTCGCGGCGACGGGCGTCCCGAAGGGATCGTTCTACCACCACTTCGAGGACAAGGAGGACTTCGCGCTCCAGGTCGTCGACCAGTACATGCGAGGGGTGCACGACGCTCTCGACGGCTGCCTTGGAGACACGAGCCGGCCCCCGCTCGAGCGCGTGCGTTCCTTCTTCGAGACGACACAGGAGCACTACCGGGAAGAGGGGTACATGGGCTGCCTGCTCGGCGGGCTCGGCCAGGAGCTGTCGGGTGTCAGCGAGGTGTTCCGGCGCAAGATCGAGGAGTGCTTCTCCGAGATCGTCGAGCAGTTGACCGTCTGCCTCGACGAGGCACGGCAGCGAGGCGAGATCCCGGCTGGTTCGGATGCGCGGCGCATGGCGAGCCTGCTGGTGGACTGCTGGGAGGGCGCCGCGCTTCGCAGCCGGCTGCGGCGAGATGCTGCCCCGTTGGACGCGATGCTCGACTTCTTCTTCCGGTCGGTCGTCGCTAGCTGAGGACGCCGGCAGGCTCTCCGCGGGTGGCTCCCCGGGCACCGGGGCTCCGTCGGTTGACCGTCCGGGAACCGTCTCAGAGGGGCTCGGCCGACCGCCCTTCGACGCCGTGCCGCTTCAGAGACGCTCGCACGTCCTCCAGCAACGTCATGAGGTGAAGCGGGTCGGTCGGCGACTCCTCGAAGCCGTACTGCATGTACCACGCCTCCGCGGCGTCGTGCGTGGCGTGCACGAGGAGGACGCGAGCGCCGATCGCCTCCGCCGCCTCCAGGCATCGGAGCAGGACGTCCTGGAGCAGCGAGCGGCCGAGGCCGGCGCCTTGGTGCCCGCGGTCGACAGCGAGCCCGGCGAGCAGGATCGCCGCTACCGGCCTCGCCCGAGGCTGGCCCTTGAGCGCTCGCGCGGCGGCGTTTTCCGGGGCGACCTGCGCGGCCGCGAGCGCGTAGTAGCCGACGACCGTCTGTCCGTCCTCGAGCGTCGTGACGAACACGCGGGCGGAGCCTGAGGCGTGCGCGCCGCGTGCGTGCCGCCGGAGCCACTTGTCGAGCGCCTGCTCGCCGCAGTCGAACTGGTCGAGGCGGTGGTGCTTCCCGAGCGGCTCGGGGCGCCGGTAGGCCACCGGCTAGTCGGCGCTGAAGACGCTCGGCTTGGAGAAGAGCTTCTCGAGGCCCGGGTTGTCCTGCGGCGAGCGGTCGAGCAGCGCGACGAACCGCTCCCACCGCTCGGGCTCGAGGACGAACTCCCGCCGGTCGGCGAGCAGCCGCTCAGCCTCGACGGCTGCCGCGTCGACGACGAAGTCGGTCAGCGTCCGCTCCGCGGTCTGCGCCGCCTGCCGGACGAGGCGGTCTGTCTCCGGATCGACGCGGAAGTCCCAGCGCTCCTTGACCTTGCTCATGCACCGAGCTGTACACACATCGTCCGTACATCGCAAGAGGCGACCGACTACGAAGCGAGGCTCGCACGGACGAGGGCCCGCGTCCGGTGGAGGGCCGCCACTGGGCACCGCCATGAGCGGTTGGCGTGCCGTTGGCGTTACGGGCTTCTCCAGCCTATGCGGAGCTCCGCATAGACGGGTCAAGTCCAGTTCCAATTCCGATTCGAATCCCGTTCGGAACAACAGCCAGGAGTGGGCGCAGCCAGTACCGAAAAGGGAGAACGACAGGCCGGCTCGCTCGGCTGCGGATCACCGAAATGCTAGGCGGGAGGTAGCGCGGCCGCAACGCGCCGAGCGAGCGTGATCAGGTGCTCACCTGCGAGCGGGCCGTCCGCGAGCAGTTGCTCGCCGAGCGCCTTGGCCCAGCCGACCCAGACCTCGTTGAGCCGGAACGGCTTCGCGAACAGCGACCATTCAGCATCGACGAAGCAGAGCGCGGCCTTCACATCGATCTCGAACTCCTGGACGACGGCTTCCCCGAGCGCGGATCGGATCGCCTCGATCTGCTTCCCCATCCCACCGACGAGCCTGGTGCAGTCCCGGCGTCCGACGTAGAGCCGCAGATCTGTCGAGAACCAGCCGCCCCTGTCGATCCGCTGCACCTTGCCCGCGTAGTTCTTCGCGTCGATGGCGTAGATGCCGTTGCGGCAGACCGCGATGTGGTCGATGTTCGCCTTCGAACCCGGGATCCTGCGGTCGTGCAGGACGATGACCCGCGACTCGTCGTGGATCGACTCCAGGTACTCGCCAAGACGCCGTTCGCCCTTGCTGCCGATACCCCACGCGCGTGTGGACTGCGGTTCGGTCGAGAGAGCGAGATAGACGCCGCCGATGCGACGGCCGAGCTTCTGCTTCGCATGCTCCTCGCGCCGGTCGTGGAGCTTCTCGTACTTGCGTCTGGCCGAGGCCCCGGGAGTACCCCGTTCGAAGGAGGTCGGCGACGAACGCTGCTCGACCGATGCTGGGTCCGGTTCACTTGCGGTGCGCTTCTCCACGCAGGCGAGGCAGGTGATCGCCTTCAGGCTCGGGTTCCACTCCGCCCGCGAACCCGCATCGAGCGCAGAGCCACAGGCAACACAGACATCGGGGCGGCGCAGTGCCATGACTCGCGGCTCGCGCATCTACTGAACTTACAGGCGGTTTCGAAGGCGGGAGCGACGGGACTCGAACCCGCGATTGTCACCCCATCGAGATTCGCTGAGCTACTGGGGAGGGCGGCGGGGTAGTTGTGGCGGCCAGGAGGGCTACGCCGCTTCTCGAGGCACCGGACCTCCGCGCACCGGCTGGCCCGCGATGATGCGCCGTTCGTTGTCGCGCAGACGCGGCTCATAGTGCGAGAAGAACAGCTTGCCGACGAGCTCGCGCCGGCTCCGAACGCCGGTCTTCTCGAACACGCTCTTCAGGTGCTGCTGCACCGTGTGAGGTGACACGAAGAGGGCGTCCGCGATCTGCGCCGTCGAGTCGCCCTGCAGAACCAGCCGGGTGACCTCCTCCTCGCGCGGAGTCAGCCCGTAAGCGGCGATGAGCAAGGGCGTGATCCGGGCAGGGTGCGCGGGTTCGATGATGACGGCCACCCGCCGCGCGCCGCCCGCCACGAGCGAGGCTCCGTGAAGCACGATCCACCGACCGTCGCGCGAGAGCACCCGCGCGACCGCGACCTCCCCCGCCACCTCCTGCCCGTCGGCGGTACGCAGCGCGCGACCGGCCACGGCGAGCACCGAAGGAGGAAGCCTGTTCTGACCGTCCCAGTCGCCATCCGGCAGTTTGCCGAGCCAGCGCTCCGTGCCGGGCGTCAGCGATTCGACGCTCCAGTTTTCATTGAGGACGACGAGCCCCGGCGCGCCCGGCCCCTCGGGATCCGCCGCCTCGCCGACCAGCAGCCCCCGGCGGGCGCCCTCGGCGAGGTATGTCGAGACGGCGCGCAGGAACTCGAGCTCCTCCTGATCGAACTGCGGCTGCCCGGGCTCCCGATACAGGCCGGCGACACCCCACGCCTCGCCCGCTCGTGTCCGCAGGGCGAGCAGCAGCTCCTGGTCACCGCCGTACTCCATGTTCGCGTGCCAGCGCGCGCTAGAGCTGGGGTTGCCGCCGGTTGCTTCGTGCAGCGTGGAGACGCCGCGCTCGGAGCGCACGACGCTCGTGAGGTTGTGAAAGTCGTCCTCGTAGTACTCCTGGGCCATCCACTCCGGCGGCAGCTCAAAAAGCTCGGCCTGGTAGTGGCTCGTGACGAGCAACGACGCCGGGTCGAGCGTGAACCAGCAGGGCGACATGTAGTGCGGCACGGCGGCTGCGACGGCCTCGGTCGACTCGCGCCAGAACGTCGGCAGGTCAAGACCCTGTCCGGCGAGCGCTGCAATCCGCTCCCCGGCTCGCTCCTTCGCATACGCGCCCACGTGCGGATGCTACGCCCGCGCCGGGCGAGGCGGAAATACCAGCTTTCTGGCAGAGACACGCCTCGCTGCCCGGGCTAACGTCGCTCTCCGATGAGGGCGGGAGCGCGGACACCAGAGGAGCTCGAGACGCTGCTGGAGGACGCGTTCGTGACCCACGACGGGGAGGCGCTGGCTCTGCTCTTCGAGGACGGAGCGGTGCTCGCGGCGCGCGATCAATGCCACGCGCGCGGCCCAGACGAGATCGCACGGGTCGCCAGATGGATCTGGGAAGACGGCCGCACCTATGTAGCCGAGCTGCGGCAGGTCCTCCAGGCGCGTGACACCGCCCTCGTCGTCGCGGACCGCGGTGTCAACGTGGTACGCCGCGGGAGCGACGGCGTCTGGCGGTACGCAATCGCGCTCCTGACACTTGACGACCCGCCCACAAAGGAGGAGCAAGATGCAGCAGACAACTGAGCCGCAGGCTCTCAAGCCCCTTGCGGTCCACAGCCACGAGGGCGAGGCCCGCTGGTGGTTCGGCGGCCTTGCGGTGCTCAAGGCAACAGCGGCGGATACCGGTGGCCAGCTGACGATCGTCGAGGTCACCGAACCCGTCGGCGAGGCGCCGCTGCACATCCACCACAGGGACGACGAGGCCTTCTGGATCCTCGAGGGCGATGTGACGTTCGAGGTCGGAGACGCCACGATCGAGGCGCACGCGGGCGACTATGTCTTCGCCCCGCGCGGCATTCCGCACCGTTACACCGTCGGCGAGCCCGGCTGCCGGATGTTGTTCATCTTGGTGCCAGGAGGCTTCGAAGATGTGCTCAGGAAGACCAGCGAACCCGCCCGAAGCCGCACCCTCCCGCCACCTTCCGAGGAGGAGCCGACGCCGGAGGCGATCGAGACGCTCAAGGCGATCGTCAAGGAGCACGGCTACGAGCTGCTCGTCTGATGGCCGTTTCGAGCAGCGGTGCCGGAGCGGTGAGAGGCTGGGAGCGGGCGCTGCTGTCGGAGATCGATGCCGTTGCCGCGCCGGGGATGGTTCCCTGGAGACCGGTGCGACGCTACTTCGGGATCGGCGCGTTCGGGATCAACGCCTTCAGCGCGCACGCTGGAGAGGAGGTGATCGAGCGTCACACCGAAGAGGCGCGACAGCACGAAGAGGCATACGTCGTCGTCAGCGGTAGAGCCGCGTTCACGCTCGGCGGCGACAAGGTCGACGCGCCCGCCGGAACGATCATCTTCGTGCGCGACCCGGCCGTCGACCGATCGGCGGTCGCGGAAGGGCCCGAGACGACCATCGTGGCAATCGGCGGCAAACGCGGGGCGCCCTACACGGTCGGGCCCTGGGAGTTCGTCTACGTCGCACGCGCGCGCGGGAACGCGGGCGACCATGAGGGTGCTATCGATGAGTTGAAGCGGGGACTGGAGCACCACCCAGACCATCGCATGCTGCTCTACCGCCTCGCGAATTGGGAAGCGGGGGCGGGCCGGACGGACGACGCACTCGACCATCTAGCGGCTGCCATCGCCGGGAGAAAGGCGCTGCACGATCAGGCGCAGAGCGACCCCGCGTTCGAAGCGATCCGCACCGACCCGCGCTTTCCTTCCACCTCATAAGGCTGTACCGGAGCGGTAGATTCGCCAAGCCGGCCGAAGAGCGGAACTGCTCGCAAGTCTCTTCGACCGAAGTCTGGCCTGACGGGGGATCGTCGCCGCCGTCAGGCCGCGCACGCCGTTGGTCCGCTATTGCAAGGCGGCCGAACGACTCGACCGCCTCGTAGCAGGCGGGGTGACAAAGGCGGGAGCGACGGGACTCGAACCCGCGACCTCCGGCGTGACAGGCGCCGCAAAGGGAAACACGATCCCCCACGCGAACACCCTGAAGAGATCAGCAGGGACTTCCTTCAGGGTGGCGGACGCCACTCCACGGCGTTCCACGGGAGACTCGGAGCTTTCCGCCCCATCCAGACCCCATGGCTGTGCCGCCTTTCCTGACAACGCGTCGATATCGGCGCGGCACGAGTATGGGATGAACCTCGGACGGGAGCGGCCAGGGTCGTGTCCGACGTTTGAGGGTTAATATCCCTCATATGTCTGACAGGATCGACCACGACAGCCTCTATCGGCTTGCCGAGTCGCAGGCAGGCTATTTCACGGCCGAGCAGGCCCTCCAGACAGGGATGGACCGAAGCACCCTCCTTCACCATGCCCGTCCCGGTGGGCGCTACGAGCGCGTTCGGCGCGGGCTCTACCGGCTGCGCCACTTTCCGTCGAGTCCGCACGAGCACGTCGTCGCCGCGTGGCTCGACCTGCCGGCACCGGCGGTTGTCTCCCACGAAAGTGCGCTCGAGCTGTACGAGCTGTCCGATGTCATCCCGAACGCGGTTCACATCACCCTTCCGCGCGAGAAGCGCGGCCGGCGTCCCAGAGCCGGTGTCAAGTTCCACATGCTCACGCAGGCACCGAGTCCCAACGAGGTCAGGCGCGTCGACGGCGTCCTCGCGACTACCCCCGAACGGACGATCGTCGACTCGCTCGAAGCAGGAACGCAGCCGGAGCAGATCGAGCTTGCGATTGGACAGGCGCTCGAGCGCGGTCTGACGACGCCTCGTCGACTGCGTTCCGCGGCCGACGACCGCTCCAACCGTGTCCGCCAATTCATCGATCGCGTACTCGCGGAGCATGCGGCGTGAGGTACGGCGACGCGGCGGCGTTCCGGCAAGCTCTCGAGCAACGGCTGCGTGCGCGCGCTGCTGGAGACGGTGCACGTCTCGCCCGCGATCGCAAGCGCGTTGCGTTCGATCGGCTTCTGGCCCGCCTCAACGAGGTTGCTCCGGGAGACTGGCTGCTGAAAGGCGGCTTCGCGCTCGACCTCCGCCTTGCCGATCGCGCAAGAGCCACTCGGGACGTGGACCTCGATTGGCAGGCGGACGAGGAGAAACTTGCAGAGACGCTGATCGAGGCTGCCGGCGTCAGCGGCGACGACTTCTTCACCTTCGGCATCGAGCGAACAGGAATGGCGCCGGAGCGCCTTGGCGGCAGCCACCGCTCCCGCGTCACAGCGAGCCTCGCTGGTCGACCGTTCGAGACGTTTCTCCTTGATGTCGGCCTGCGGTCATCGCTCGTCGACGAGCGCGACACGCTCACCACGAACGACCTTCTCTCATTCGCCGAGATCGAGCCAGTTGAGGTTCCAGCCGTCCCGCTGGAGCGACACATCGCCGAGAAGCTGCACGCCTATACCCGCCGCTACGGCGACGATCGGCCGAGCTCGCGCGTCAAGGATCTGATCGACCTCGTCCTCATGAGCGAGCTTGCCTCCTTTGAGTACGGTCGGTTACGGGACGCGATCGCCAGAACGTTCGGCGAGCGCGAGACGCACGAGCTGCCCACGTCGCTACCAGCACCTCCCGCCGACTGGGCGCAGCCCTATCGCGTACTGGCGGGGGAGGTCGGCCTGGACGCAGGCCTGGCGTCGGGGCATCGGGACGCTGCGGCCTTTCTCGACCCGGTTCTTGCTGACGTGCCCGACCTTGACCTTTGGGACGAGCGGGCGATGAAATGGCGGCGTCGTCGCTAGCCTGGGCGCGGAGCTGCGCGAGGAACCGCGGTTGCGCCCGATATTGTTCGCGCGCTTCAAAGTCGTAGGAGGAGGGTTGAGTGCCGAAGGTCGACATCTGCCCCGCTCCCCGGTCCGGCGTTGACAGGTAGCTGGTTTGGAGCGCCGGGCAGTCCCGGAGGCGCGTAGCGCCGGAGGGACTGTCTCCCTCGCGGCGTGGCTGAACGCCAAGGGCGCGCGGACGGCGCGTGGGCGCGCCTTCGGCAAGGACACCGTCCGCGAGATGCTCGTCAACGCCGCCTACTGCGGCTACGTCTGCGGGCTACGCAGCAAGGACCGCTCCGTCCGCGGGCTGCACGAGACGCTCGTTGCGGAGGAGTTGTTCGAGCGCGTGCAGGAGATCCGCGCCTGGCGCACGCGCGTCGTCAAGCCCGGCAGGCCCTTGGAGGACTACCTGCTGCGCAAGCTCCTCCACTGCGAGCGGTGCGGCTCTCGGATGCACGGGACGCGCGGCTCGCGCGCCGGCATCCGCCGCTACATCTGCTCGACCCGCCGCTACTCGCCCGACTGCGACCAGCCAATCGTCAAAGCAGAACCGCTCGAAGATCAGCTCGTCGACTGGATGCGCGACTTCCAGACGGACACGCAGCTGCGAGCGCACATACTCGCCGCACTCCGCACCGAGGCGCAGGACAACGGAGGCGACAACGCCGAGCGCCGGCGCGAGCTGCATGGCCAGCTCGACCGGCTCCGCGACCTCTACGTACTCGGCGACCTCACCAAGAGCCAATACGTGCTCAGACGGCAGGCGCTCCAGGAAGAGCTCGAGCGGACATCGCCGCCGCTCGACCCACGCCTCGAGCAAGCCGAGGCGCTGCTCTCCGACTTCGCACGCTTCTGGCAGACCGAGCCCTCGCCGGCCGAACGGCGGAAACTGCTCGCAAGCCTCTTCGACCGAGTCTGGCAGGACGGCGGGATCGTCGTCGCCGTCAGGCCGCGCGCGCCGTTCGTCCGCTATTTCAAGGCGGCCGAACGGCTCAACCGCCCTCGTAATAGGCGGGGTGACAATAGCGGGAGCGACGGGACTCGAACCCGCGACCTCCGGCGTGACAGGCCGGCGTTCTAACCAACTGAACTACGCCCCCGTGGGCCGTGGGATTGTAGCGGCGGCTCCCGGCTGCGGCGCCCCCTCTGCGGGGGCGCTCCGCTCGCGCTCCGAGCGCGGGCGGCGCAGGGCAGCCGCCGCGCGGGGCGAAACTGTCGAGGCGTGTACACCGTCGACCTGATTGCGCTTGCGATCGTCGCGCTCTCGGCCCTGGCCGGGCTTCGGCGCGGTCTCGTCACGGGCGTGCTCTCGCTTGCGGGGCTCGCGGGCGGCGCCGTCATCGGAGCGCGCGTCGGGTCGGACGTCCTCGGCGCCGAGCGGTCGCGCTGGCTGCCGCTCGCCGCGCTCGCCGGCGCGGTGCTGCTCGCCGCGGTCGGGCAGTCGGTCGGCGTCATGCTCGGCCGTCACCTGCGGCGCGGCCTGCTCGTGATCCCGCCGCTGCGCGTGTTCGACAGCGTCGGCGGCAGCATGCTCGGCGCGGTCACGGGTCTCGCAGTCTGCTGGGTCGCCGGCGCCGTGCTCCTGTACGTCCCCGGCCAGACCGAGCTGCGCCGCTACGCCCAGGAGTCGCGCATCCTCTCCACGCTCAACCGCGAGCTGCCGCCCGCGAGGCTGCTCGACACGCTCGCCCGCGTCGATCCCTTCGCCGCGCTCGCCGGCCCCGACGCCGGCGTCGGCCCGCCCGACCCGGCGGTGCTCGGCTCCGCCGGCGTGAACGGGGCCGCGCTCAGCGTCGTGCGCGTCGTCGGCGACGCGTGCGGGCTCGGCATCGAGGGCTCCGGCTGGGTGGCCGCAGCGGAGACCGTCGTCACGAACGCCCACGTCGTGGCAGGTGTCGACCGGCCGCGCGTCGACCGCAACGGCGGCGGCACCGTCCTCCCCGCCCGCGTCGTGTTCTTCGACCGCACCAACGACGTGGCCGTGCTGCGCGTCCCGGGGCTGCGCGCCCGTCCGCTTCCTCTCGGCGCCGCCGCGGCGGGCGCCGCGGCAGGGATGCTCGGCTACCCGAGCAACGGGCCGTACACGGAGACGCCCGTGCGCGTCGGCAAGATCGTGCCGATCGTCGGCCGCGACGCCTACGGCCGCTTCCCGACGAGCCGGGTCGTGACGACGATCCGCGGCACGATCCGCAGCGGCAACTCCGGCGGGCCGGTGGTCGACGCCGCGGGCAAGGTCGTGACGATGGTGTTCGCCCGGCGCGTCGGCGCCGACGGAGGCTACGGCGTGCCGGCGGCGTTCGTCGGCGCGGCGCTCGCGAAGGCGGGCGACACGCCGCTGCACACCGCCTGCGTCGAGCGCTGAGCGACAAACCCCCCGATCGGGGTGCGCCGGCAGCGCCGCGCAGCCGAATAGGTGACGAGTGGCCTCCTCACAGCCCCCGACCCCCGCGGACCTGCGCCTCTCGGAGGTCGTCTCCGCGCTGTCGTACGCGCTCGACGTCGCCGAAGGCCAGGCGATCGGCCACGCTGTCCGCAGCTGCGTCATCGGCATGCGCCTCGCCGACGAGATCGGGCTCGCCGTCGAGGCCCGCTCCGCGCTCTTCTACGGCCTCCTGCTGAAGGACGCCGGCTGCTCGTCGAACGCCGCCAAGGTATCGGCCCTCTTCGCCGCCGACGACCACGAGGCGAAGCGAAACGTCAAGCTCGTCGACCACAGCCGCGTGCCCGCGGCGATGCGCTACGTGTGGGACAACGTCGGCGGGCGCGGCCCGCGCCGCGTCGCGAACGCCGTCGGCGCGCTGGCGCGCGGCCCGCGCGCAGCGAAGGAGATGACGCAGATCCGCTGCGAGCGCGGCGCCGCCATCGCGGAGATGCTCGACCTGCCGAGCGAGACGGCGGACGCGATCCGCTGCCTCGACGAGCACTGGGACGGACGCGGCCATCCCGCGGGTCTCGCCGGCGAGGCGATCCCGCAGCTCGCCCGCATCCTCAACCTCGCCCAGGTCGTCGAGGTGTTCCACTCGGCGAACGGGCGCGACGCCGCCTACGAGGTCGCCCACGGCCGCGCCGGACGCTGGTTCGACCCGGAGCTCGTGCGCGCGGCGGAGCGCTTCCGTGACGACGACGCCTTCTGGGACATGCTCGGCGACGGCGACGTGCGCCTGCTCGTCGCCGGACTCGAGCCGCAGAGCCTCGTCCTCGCCGCCGACGACACACGGCTCGACCGTGTCGCCGAGGCGTTCGCGCTCGTGATCGACGCGAAGTCGCCGTTCACCTTCCGCCACTCCGAGCGTGTTGCCGAGCTCGCCGGCGGAGCCGGTCGCGAGCTCGGCCTCGACGCCGACGAGCTGCGCGACCTGCGCCGCGCCGCCCTGCTGCACGACATCGGCAAGCTCGCCATCTCGAACCGAATCCTCGACAAGCCCGGCCGCCTGGATGACGACGAGCGGGCGGCGATCGAGAGGCACCCCGCGTTCACGGCCGAGATCCTCGGGCGCATCCCGCACCTCGACGGGCTCGCCGCCGTCGCCGCCGCCCACCACGAGAAGCTCGACGGCTCCGGCTATCACCTCGGGCTGCGCGGCGACGAGATCCCGCCGGCGGCGCGCGTGCTCGTCGTGGCGGACATCTTCGAGGCACTCACCGCCGAACGGCCCTACCGCGTCGCGATGACGACCGCCGCCGCGCTCGGGCTGATGCAGGCCGACGTCGGGACGAAGCTCGGCCGCGACGCCTTCGCCGCGCTCGAGGCTAGCCTGAGAACAGCTCGAGCGCCGCTTCGGGCCGCTTGAACGGCGGGATCACGTAGATCCCCGCGGCCCGCTCGCGCACCTGCTCGACGAGCTCGCGCGCCAGCGCGAGCCCGACGGCGGGCGCGCCGGCGCCCGCGTCGCGGAGCGCGTCGAGCACCCGCTCCGGCACCGAGATGCCGGGCACCTCGTTGTGCAGGCGCAGCGCCATCGTGTGCGAGCGCAGCGGCCAGACGCCGACGAGCAGCGGTACGGGCGGCTGCCCGCCGTAACGGTCGAGGAGCGCGTCGAGATGCGCGACGTCGAACAGCGCCTGGGTCATGGCGAACCGCGCGCCCGCGGCGACCTTGCGCTCGAAGCGGTCGACCTCGAGCGGGAGATCGTGCGCCGACGGGTTCACCGCCACGCCGACGAAGAACGACGTCGGCTGGTCGATCGTCTTGCCGACGTAATCCTCCCCCTGGTTGAGGCGGGCGAGCAGCTGTACGAGCCCGATCGAGTCGACCTCGTAGACGCCGCGCGAACCGGGGTAGTCGCCGACCTGCGGTGGGTCGCCGGTGACCGCGAGGATGTTGCGGACACCCTCCGCGTGGGCGCCGAGGAGGATGCCCTCGAGGCCCATCACGGTCGTGTCGCGAGGGGTCACGTGCGGGATCGTCTCCATGCCGGCCTCGCGCTGGATCGCGATCGACGCCATCAGCGCGTTCATGCGCGCGCGCGCCATCGGGTTGTCGTTCACGTCGACGAAGCCCACGTGGCCCGATGCGCGCAGCGCCCGCGCGACGTCGATCATGGCGTCGTTCGTGCCGCCCTTCGGCGGGTCGAGCTCGACGCTGACGACCCACTCGCCCAAGCGCAGCGCGCGAGCGAGCCCGGTCTCCACCGCGTCCGCCGCGGGAGGCGCGGCGAGTGCCGGCTCGCCGGCCTCGAAGACGACGCGCGGCGCCCGCCCCTCGTCCAGTGCGCCGCGGATCGCCTCGATCTGCGCCGGCGTCGTGCCGCAGCAGCCACCGATGATGCGCGCCCCGAGCGCCGCGGCCTGCGCGGCGAACTCCGCGAAGTAGTCGGGGCTCGAGTGCGGGTACACGACCCGGCCGCCGGACAGGCTCGCGAGACCGATGTTGGGCAGCGCCGCGACCGGCACCTGCGCGCCGCGCATCGCGTCGATCGCGGCCAGCGTCGCCTGCGGCCCGGCGCCGTGGTTGCTCCCGATCGCCGCCACCCCCAGCCCCGCCAGGCGCCGCGCCGCGTCGGCGGCACCGACGCCGCCCGACGTCTCGGCCTCCTCGTCGAAGGTCAGGAGCGCCACGATCGGGAGCGCCGACACGCTCTGCACCGCCTGCACGGCGACGACGAGGTCCTCGAGGTCGAAGAAGGTTTCGACCATGAACAGGTCGACGCCACGGCCCTCGAGGATCCGCGCCTGCTCCGCGTACAGCGCCCCGTGCTCCGACGCGTCGAGCAGCTCGAGCTCGCCGAGCGGGCCGATCGCTCCGGCGACGAGCACCTCGCGGCCCGACACGTCTCTCGCCTCGCGCGCGAGGCGCACCCCCGCAGAGTTGATCGCCTCGAAGTCGCCCTCGAGGAAGTGGGAGGCGAGCTTGCGGCGGTTGGCGCCGAACGTGTTCGTCTCGATCAGCTCCGCGCCGGCGCGGATGTAGCTCGCGTGCACGGCGACGACGCTCTCGGGGGCCCGCAGGTTCGCCTCCTCGGGGCAGCGCAGCCGCTGGACGGCGCCCCCGATGAGCGCGCCCATGCCGCCGTCCGCCACGATCGGCGGGCCGCTGCGCAGACGCTCGACGAGATCCATCGCGTCGAGTCAAGCACAGCGGTCAACTCCGGGTGGGTGATAGGTGAACCGGCCGCGCATGCGGATACTGGGGTCATCTCATCGAGCGCGACGATGCGGCGGACGCGCAGGTGAGCGATACGGCCCCGCGGTGGGGTCTGCGAGGGGAGAGGGTCGGCGGCGGCCCTCTCTCCGTATGCGGCGCTCAAGCTCCGCC
Encoded proteins:
- a CDS encoding TPR end-of-group domain-containing protein produces the protein MAVSSSGAGAVRGWERALLSEIDAVAAPGMVPWRPVRRYFGIGAFGINAFSAHAGEEVIERHTEEARQHEEAYVVVSGRAAFTLGGDKVDAPAGTIIFVRDPAVDRSAVAEGPETTIVAIGGKRGAPYTVGPWEFVYVARARGNAGDHEGAIDELKRGLEHHPDHRMLLYRLANWEAGAGRTDDALDHLAAAIAGRKALHDQAQSDPAFEAIRTDPRFPSTS
- a CDS encoding type IV toxin-antitoxin system AbiEi family antitoxin domain-containing protein; its protein translation is MSDRIDHDSLYRLAESQAGYFTAEQALQTGMDRSTLLHHARPGGRYERVRRGLYRLRHFPSSPHEHVVAAWLDLPAPAVVSHESALELYELSDVIPNAVHITLPREKRGRRPRAGVKFHMLTQAPSPNEVRRVDGVLATTPERTIVDSLEAGTQPEQIELAIGQALERGLTTPRRLRSAADDRSNRVRQFIDRVLAEHAA
- a CDS encoding LuxR C-terminal-related transcriptional regulator, with amino-acid sequence MGAYAKERAGERIAALAGQGLDLPTFWRESTEAVAAAVPHYMSPCWFTLDPASLLVTSHYQAELFELPPEWMAQEYYEDDFHNLTSVVRSERGVSTLHEATGGNPSSSARWHANMEYGGDQELLLALRTRAGEAWGVAGLYREPGQPQFDQEELEFLRAVSTYLAEGARRGLLVGEAADPEGPGAPGLVVLNENWSVESLTPGTERWLGKLPDGDWDGQNRLPPSVLAVAGRALRTADGQEVAGEVAVARVLSRDGRWIVLHGASLVAGGARRVAVIIEPAHPARITPLLIAAYGLTPREEEVTRLVLQGDSTAQIADALFVSPHTVQQHLKSVFEKTGVRSRRELVGKLFFSHYEPRLRDNERRIIAGQPVRGGPVPREAA
- a CDS encoding nuclease-related domain-containing protein; translation: MALRRPDVCVACGSALDAGSRAEWNPSLKAITCLACVEKRTASEPDPASVEQRSSPTSFERGTPGASARRKYEKLHDRREEHAKQKLGRRIGGVYLALSTEPQSTRAWGIGSKGERRLGEYLESIHDESRVIVLHDRRIPGSKANIDHIAVCRNGIYAIDAKNYAGKVQRIDRGGWFSTDLRLYVGRRDCTRLVGGMGKQIEAIRSALGEAVVQEFEIDVKAALCFVDAEWSLFAKPFRLNEVWVGWAKALGEQLLADGPLAGEHLITLARRVAAALPPA
- a CDS encoding GNAT family N-acetyltransferase: MAYRRPEPLGKHHRLDQFDCGEQALDKWLRRHARGAHASGSARVFVTTLEDGQTVVGYYALAAAQVAPENAAARALKGQPRARPVAAILLAGLAVDRGHQGAGLGRSLLQDVLLRCLEAAEAIGARVLLVHATHDAAEAWYMQYGFEESPTDPLHLMTLLEDVRASLKRHGVEGRSAEPL
- a CDS encoding TetR/AcrR family transcriptional regulator, which produces MHVTKQRLLDAGLPMLLAHGYNDLGIQALLAATGVPKGSFYHHFEDKEDFALQVVDQYMRGVHDALDGCLGDTSRPPLERVRSFFETTQEHYREEGYMGCLLGGLGQELSGVSEVFRRKIEECFSEIVEQLTVCLDEARQRGEIPAGSDARRMASLLVDCWEGAALRSRLRRDAAPLDAMLDFFFRSVVAS
- a CDS encoding DUF1778 domain-containing protein — translated: MSKVKERWDFRVDPETDRLVRQAAQTAERTLTDFVVDAAAVEAERLLADRREFVLEPERWERFVALLDRSPQDNPGLEKLFSKPSVFSAD
- a CDS encoding quercetin 2,3-dioxygenase, whose protein sequence is MTTRPQRRSKMQQTTEPQALKPLAVHSHEGEARWWFGGLAVLKATAADTGGQLTIVEVTEPVGEAPLHIHHRDDEAFWILEGDVTFEVGDATIEAHAGDYVFAPRGIPHRYTVGEPGCRMLFILVPGGFEDVLRKTSEPARSRTLPPPSEEEPTPEAIETLKAIVKEHGYELLV
- a CDS encoding nucleotidyl transferase AbiEii/AbiGii toxin family protein, giving the protein MRYGDAAAFRQALEQRLRARAAGDGARLARDRKRVAFDRLLARLNEVAPGDWLLKGGFALDLRLADRARATRDVDLDWQADEEKLAETLIEAAGVSGDDFFTFGIERTGMAPERLGGSHRSRVTASLAGRPFETFLLDVGLRSSLVDERDTLTTNDLLSFAEIEPVEVPAVPLERHIAEKLHAYTRRYGDDRPSSRVKDLIDLVLMSELASFEYGRLRDAIARTFGERETHELPTSLPAPPADWAQPYRVLAGEVGLDAGLASGHRDAAAFLDPVLADVPDLDLWDERAMKWRRRR